A genomic stretch from Falco cherrug isolate bFalChe1 chromosome 1, bFalChe1.pri, whole genome shotgun sequence includes:
- the LOC102051917 gene encoding rho-related BTB domain-containing protein 2-like, producing MDLDVDYERPNVETIKCVVVGDNAVGKTRLICARACNATLSQYQLLATHVPTVWAIDQYRVCQEVLERSRDVVDEVSVSLRLWDTFGDHHKDRRFAYGRSDVVVLCFSLANPNSLRHVKTMWYPEIKHFCPRTPIVLVGCQLDLRYADLEAVNRARRPLAKPIKPTDILPPERGHEVAKELGVPYYETSVVAQFGIKDVFDNAIRAALISRRHLQFWKSHLKKMQRPLLQAPFLPPKPPPPVIQVPDPPASRSWGPAALFCTPLCADVVFQLQGGQQVFAHRVYLATSCSKFYDLFTLEGPRGAGKEPAVRTKSLDGERGVLAVGAHAPLRTSQSDDALRPAAGDGGAPSGGSGRDLSAWGRGFISMHWELVADPVAGREKRMAVVCMDRRVQAEPFRAVLEYLYTGRLDQARGDLMQVATIAELLEVFDLRMMVANVLNKESFMNQEITKAFHVRRANRIKECLGKGVFADVVFHVDDGAVPAHKPLLIAGCDWMMAMFRGAFRESYAAEVSLPGTNCACLRAVLDFLYTGVFTPTPDLDAMELLILTNRLCLPRLQALTEQYAVDELLRAFMQRVEIDEQVIIYLEMTQFHNARQLAAWCLHYICTNYNSVCRRFPREMKFMSAENQAHFERHRWPPVWYLKEEDLYLRSKKEREREEQLQRKQHTRSKWCFWRPSPHVS from the exons ATGGACCTGGACGTGGACTACGAGCGCCCCAACGTCGAGACCATCAAGTGCGTGGTGGTGGGCGACAACGCGGTGGGGAAGACGCGGCTGATCTGCGCCCGCGCCTGCAACGCCACGCTCAGCCAGTACCAGCTGCTGGCCACGCACGTCCCCACCGTCTGGGCCATCGACCAGTACCGCGTCTGCCAGGAG GTGCTGGAGCGCTCCCGGGATGTGGTGGACGAGGTCAGCGTCTCCCTGCGCCTCTGGGACACCTTCGGGGACCACCACAAGGATCGGCGCTTCGCCTATGGCAG GTCAGATGTGGTCGTGCTGTGCTTTTCGCTGGCAAACCCCAACTCCCTGCGCCATGTGAAGACGATGTGGTACCCTGAGATCAAGCACTTCTGCCCCCGCACACCCATCGTGCTGGTGGGGTGCCAGCTGGACCTGCGCTATGCCGACCTGGAGGCTGTCAACCGGGCCCGCCGCCCCTTGGCCAA GCCCATCAAGCCCACGGACATCCTGCCACCGGAGCGGGGCCATGAGGTGGccaaggagctgggggtgccCTACTACGAGACCAGTGTGGTGGCCCAGTTTGGCATCAAGGACGTCTTCGATAATGCCATCCGTGCCGCTCTCATCTCCCGCCGGCACCTCCAGTTCTGGAAGTCCCACCTGAAGAAAATGCAGCGGCCACTGCTGCAGGCCCCCTTCCTGCCCCCTAAGCCCCCGCCACCCGTCATCCAGGTCCCCGACCCGCCGGCCAGCCGCAGCTGGGGCCCTGCTGCCCTCTTCTGCACCCCACTCTGTGCCGACGTTGTCTTCCAGCTGCAAGGCGGACAGCAGGTCTTTGCCCACCGGGTCTACCTGGCTACCTCCTGCTCCAAGTTCTATGACCTCTTCACCCTGGAGGGGCCACGGGGGGCGGGAAAGGAGCCTGCTGTCCGCACGAAGAGCCTGGACGGGGAGCGGGGGGTCCTGGCTGTGGGGGCGCACGCCCCGCTGCGGACTTCGCAGAGTGATGATGCGCTGCGGCCAGCAGCAGGGGACGGCGGGGCGCCAAGTGGTGGCAGTGGCCGTGACCTGTCGGCGTGGGGCCGCGGCTTCATCAGCATGCACTGGGAGCTGGTGGCCGACCCAGTGGCAGGGCGAGAGAAGCGGATGGCAGTGGTGTGCATGGACCGGCGGGTGCAGGCAGAGCCCTTCCGCGCCGTGCTGGAGTACCTCTACACGGGGCGGCTGGACCAGGCGCGTGGGGACCTGATGCAGGTGGCCACCATTGCTGAGCTGCTAGAGGTCTTTGACCTGCGCATGATGGTGGCCAACGTGCTCAACAAGGAGAGCTTCATGAACCAGGAGATCACCAAGGCCTTCCATGTCCGCCGTGCCAACCGCATCAAGGagtgcctggggaagggggtcTTTGCAg ATGTGGTTTTCCACGTGGATGATGGGGCTGTGCCGGCGCACAAGCCCCTGCTCATTGCCGGCTGCGACTGGATGATGGCCATGTTCCGGGGGGCTTTCCGGGAGAGCTACGCTGCTGAG GTCTCCCTGCCCGGCACCAACTGCGCCTGCCTGCGCGCCGTCCTTGACTTCCTCTACACCGGCGTCTTCACCCCCACGCCTGACCTGGACGCCATGGAGCTCCTCATCCTCACCAACCGCCTCTGCCTGCCCCGGCTGCAGGCGCTCACAG AGCAGTACGCCGTGGATGAGCTGCTGCGAGCCTTCATGCAGCGGGTGGAGATCGACGAGCAGGTCATCATCTACCTGGAGATGACGCAG TTCCACAATGCCCGGCAGCTGGCCGCCTGGTGCCTGCACTACATCTGCACCAACTACAACAGCGTCTGCCGCCGCTTCCCCCGTGAGATGAAGTTCATGTCCGCAG AGAACCAGGCGCACTTTGAGCGGCACCGCTGGCCGCCCGTGTGGTACCTGAAGGAGGAGGACCTGTACCTGCGCTCCAAGAAGGAGCGGGAGCgggaggagcagctgcagcGCAAGCAGCACACCCGCAGCAAGTGGTGCTTCTGGCGGCCCTCGCCCCACGTCTCCTGA
- the WDR54 gene encoding WD repeat-containing protein 54, with protein sequence MAAATGGMYRKEKSIQLKSSSAALYNNLSVLPLPGRQLTCFSTVHGPSLSMVTADGLGFSHRQLQAKEGGMTVSTSLLTQAAWCVLPSRVLLVLTSQKGIQMYESDGSIMVYWHALDVTEHPPAQAVFARGIAAAGGRFICVGTSSGLVLVFDIPPKGTNIMVSEVLERHCDAITDIAAELGQAPDGAGDLVTADDAGTLCVWSTGEEFALLSKIPAFGCTCSSVKLWNGIVAAGYGNGQIRLYEATTGLLRAEVNAHARWIYALDLAPQTGKLLSGAEDSFVHVWKLSRNPDTGDVEVEHCHGECVTDTQVCGARFCDPEGNSFAVTGYDLSEIFRYGRT encoded by the exons ATGGCTGCGGCGACCGGCGG GATGTACCGCAAGGAGAAGAGCAtccagctgaagagcagcagcgCGGCCCTATACAACAACCTGAGCgtgctgcccctgcctggcaggcagctcaCCTGCTTCAGCACCGTGCACGGCCCCAGCCTTAGCATGGTCACTGCCGATGGGCTCGGCTTCTCCCACCGCCAGCTGCAGGCAAAGGAGGGCGGCATGACCGTCAGCACATCCCTCCTCACCCAG GCTGCTTGGTGTGTCCTGCCATCGCGGGTCCTGCTGGTGCTGACCTCTCAGAAAGGGATCCAG ATGTACGAGTCCGATGGCTCCATCATGGTTTATTGGCACGCGCTGGATGTCACAGAGCATCCTCCAG CACAAGCAGTGTTTGCTCGAGGGATTGCTGCAGCTGGCGGACGCTTCATCTGTGTGG GAACGTCCtctgggctggtgctggtgtTTGACATCCCTCCCAAAGGGACGAACATCATGGTGAGCGAGGTCCTGGAGCGGCACTGTGATGCCATCACTGAcattgcagcagagctgggtcaGGCGCCG GATGGGGCTGGTGACCTGGTGACCGCCGATGACGCTGGGACCCTCTGCGTCTGGAGCACAGGAGAGGAGTTTGCCCTGCTTAGCAAAATCCCGGCCTTTGG CTGCACCTGCTCCTCCGTGAAGCTGTGGAATGGGATCGTGGCTGCTGGCTACGGAAACGGGCAGATTCGGCTGTACGAGGCAACAACTGGTCTCCTGCGCGCTGAGGTCAATGCTCACGCTCGTTGGATCTACGCACTGGACCTGGCACCACAGACTGGAAAG CTGTTGTCGGGTGCAGAGGACTCCTTTGTTCATGTTTGGAAGCTCAGCAGGAACCCGGACACGGGCGATGTGGAG GTGGAGCACTGCCACGGCGAGTGTGTGACTGACACGCAGGTCTGTGGCGCCCGCTTCTGCGACCCCGAGGGAAACTCTTTTGCCGTGACCGGCTACGACCTGAGCGAGATCTTCCGCTACGGCCGCACGTAG
- the C1H2orf81 gene encoding uncharacterized protein C2orf81 homolog: METAARRDDAGGGRGASRCTGGGASVAVETGTLRASRPGGGMVVRPGAEKMTPRERAAAPKSRGEKSRPPTVAAARAAAGPGRLPEAEWLYLLGARRADRDVGDIIAELMGRLLDECSKAHAAQQCVPFAVGQARDALLHAVQWRFLMRDEGDTGHERDGIWQEDEEPEPCTVDSWAQGSVPVLHAHHSLGEGKVSGARAACEHGRQDPSPAPNTGSPPMQPLCPGQVPSACAILPVPVPCHLEPPQDKAAVSSQPPKGKPPRAWPLPRPAPLARPPAPCPPSGLAKTPGQLEPGWCLLQSPHRDTVGSSVMRASSHTSPLSRPSCTSLVTIWPGRPLHSTGVKQEGSGTMLGVRRLGPGSRPEHWIKPQVEVLDLDLGAEAKLPACPCGGGWHSQALELGSLQLPWGLATVGRGWLQLLPPGSPQPPGPVPRQLGSLLDPAWLAPGVTVRWGGSVIHRVCIPAHGEEEDEDGDEMGEAKWDLRPICPTLPFPAIVAEQVMGDGEC, encoded by the exons ATGGAGACGGCGGCGCGGCGTGATGACGCAGGCGGCGGCAGAGGGGCGTCACGGTGCACGGGGGGCGGGGCCAGCGTTGCCGTGGAAACCGGGACGCTTCGCGCCtcgcggccgggcggcgggatGGTGGTGCGGCCGGGGGCTGAG AAAATGACCCCCCGGGAGCGGGCGGCCGCCCCCAAGTCACGTGGGGAGAAGTCCCGGCCGCCCACCGTGGCCGCTGCCCGAGCCGCTGCTGGCCCTGGGCGCCTGCCTGAGGCCGAATGGCTCTACCTGCTCGGGGCCCGGCGGGCAGACAGGGACGTCGGGGACATCATCGCGGAGCTCATGGGCCGCCTGCTGGACGAGTGCTCCAAAGCCCACGCGGCTCAGCAG TGCGTGCCCTTTGCCGTGGGCCAGGCACGGGATGCCCTCCTGCATGCTGTCCAGTGGCGCTTCCTGATGCGGGATGAGGGGGACACGGGTCACGAGAGGGATGGCATCTGGCAGGAGGATGAGGAGCCTGAGCCCTGCACCGTGGACTCCTGGGCACAGGGCTCTGTCCCTGTCCTGCACGCCCACCACTCGCTGGGCGAGGGAAAG GTCTCTGGTGCAAGGGCTGCATGCGAGCATGGAAGGCAGGACCCCTCTCCAGCACCCAACACTGGATCTCCCCCCATGCAGCCACTCTGTCCTGGCCAGGTCCCCAGTGCTTGTGCCatcctgcctgtgcctgtgccgtGCCACCTGGAGCCGCCGCAGGACAAGGCAGCCGTCAGTTCCCAACCCCCCAAGGGAAAACCTCCCCGTGCGTGGCCTCTGCCTCGGCCAGCCCCTCTGGCCAggccaccagccccctgcccaccctccgGCCTGGCCAAGaccccagggcagctggagccaggaTGGTGTCTGCTGCAGTCACCCCACAGGGACACAGTGGGGAGCAGCGTCATGAGGGCCAGCAGCCACACATCACCATTGTCACGTCcctcctgcaccagcctggTAACAATCTGGCCAGGGAGgcccctgcacagcacaggggTGAAGCAAGAGGGGTCTGGCACCATGCTAGGGGTCCGCAGGCTGGGCCCTGGCAGCCGGCCTGAGCACTGGATCAAGCCCCAGGTGGAGGTGCTGGACCTGGACCTGGGTGCAGAGGCCAAGCTGCCTGCATGTCCCTGCGGTGGTGgctggcacagccaggcactggagctgggcagcttgcagctgccctgggggctggccACCGTGGGACGGGGATGGCTCCAGCTGCTCCCCCCagggtccccacagcccccggGCCCTGTGCCCCGACAGCTTGGCTCCTTGCTGGACCCTGCTTGGCTGGCCCCTGGTGTGACCGTCCGATGGGGTGGCAGTGTGATACACAGGGTCTGCATCCCTGCACAcggtgaggaggaggatgaggatggtgATGAGATGGGGGAGGCCAAGTGGGACCTGAGACCCATCTGCCCCACCTTGCCCTTCCCAGCCATTGTGGCCGAGCAGGTCATGGGTGATGGTGAGTGCTGA
- the LOC102052245 gene encoding retinol dehydrogenase 12-like — MELLSACSHPCWSLLSLLLGLLLWARRRRAWDPRKCPTDLTGKTVIVTGANSGIGKYVALDLARRNARTILACRSQERGQVAVEEIRAATGNPAVLLRLLDTSSLASVRTFAQAVLREEKRLDVLVNNAGLTGLPFTITPEGLEQTFATNYLGPFLLTNLLLDLLKASAPARIVNVSSFRHSAGTADSRCLTGQERLSSFDATYNSTKLMNILFTAELAQRLQGTGVTANALSPGVVSTGIMRHFSWAVRVLFTLIRPFIKSAEQGAVSTIYCAVSEEVSGITGKYFSSDCRLALPSRAARDPGLARKLWEESERLTGLTDGPRP; from the exons ATGGAGCTGCTGAGTGCCTGCAGCCACCCGTGCTGGTCCCTGCTCtcgctgctgctggggctgctcctctggGCCAGGAGGAGACGCGCCTGGGACCCCCGCAAGTGTCCCACTGACCTGACCGGCAAGACAGTTATTGTCACCGGAGCCAACAGTG GGATTGGCAAGTACGTGGCCCTGGACTTGGCGCGCAGGAACGCCCGCACCATCCTGGCGTGCCGGAGCCAGGAGCGGGGCCAGGTGGCAGTGGAGGAGATCCGGGCGGCCACTGGCAACCCCGCGGtgctgctgcggctgctggACACCAGCTCGCTGGCCTCTGTGCGCACCTTCGCCCAGGCTGTGCTGCGGGAGGAGAAGCGGCTGGACGTGCTGGTGAACAACGCTGGCCTCACTG GGCTGCCCTTCACCATCACgccagaggggctggagcagaccTTTGCCACCAACTACCTGGGCCCGTTCCTGCTCACCAACCTGCTACTGG ACCTCCTGAAAGCATCAGCACCTGCCCGCATCGTCAATGTCTCATCATTCCGGCATAGCGCGGGCACAGCCGACAGCCGCTGCCTCACCGGGCAGGAGCGGCTCAGCAGCTTTGATGCCACCTACAACAGCACCAAGCTGATGAACATCCTCTTCACTGCCGAACTGGCACAGCGCCTGCAGGGCACAG GGGTGACCGCCAATGCCCTGAGCCCTGGCGTGGTGAGCACTGGCATCATGCGCCACTTCAGCTGGGCCGTCCGAGTGCTCTTCACTCTCATCCGCCCCTTCATAAAG TCGGCAGAGCAGGGGGCTGTCAGCACCATTTACTGCGCCGTCTCGGAGGAGGTCTCGGGCATCACAGGCAAGTACTTCAGTAGTGACTGCAGGCTGGCGCTGCCCTCCAGGGCTGCCCGCGACCCTGGCCTCGCTCGCAAGCTCTGGGAAGAGTCAGAGCGGCTGACAGGGCTCACTGATGGCCCTCGGCCCTga
- the LOC106630889 gene encoding uncharacterized protein LOC106630889 — protein sequence MPRRKEVPALGSLCLQSLAQHMQSIWVKDYSENYLDEYQFRFVMGPFNDLAGSLVQDLIRLLGESRRLTRAALHLLLLPHLRELSLRPCPSLASNAIGQLITLRCKQSLSSLDLHGCSRLSADVLVDLAEGLPQLSRLGLAETQANVQVLSAVGSCCRHLQELDVSRCKKVSPCALRHLAYDPLAQSLCCPVLRVLLARDLEPPGDGSMAAVLAFLLLALPRLEFLAHGAVPDALRLLHGWQLDDLGDTEGFPSLGELARQRGAAPEGPRITLPLRQVEEVEEPELATIRAICPQAEEASVWLGDSLAGGWELLGWSCLARLTLGCTGRQGWALAEVLPLVQSLGPRLQTLALHGFCYQDELSLATLLASCPDLQAFSAELHAPLDTDPDGEMPAEPSHWDTNLLPHGLPQLQSCFLTLASTTGTFPAPHGLVLRATLASLLCHAPRLRTLRLVGIPFPLDSVFETVLAAPGLPLLELQELSLAESQVSSQTVWLLLASEGCLHHLDLSHCRDIHRRDYDSFLQAVWKQQLHLDIIWE from the exons ATGCCCAGGAGGAAGGAGGTGCCGGcgctgggcagcctctgcctgcagagcctggcccaGCACATGCAGAGCATCTGGGTGAAGGACTACAGTGAGAACTACCTGGATGAGTACCAATTCCGCTTTGTCATGGGCCCCTTTAATGACCTGG CCGGCAGCTTGGTGCAGGATCTGATCAGGCTGCTGGGCGAGAGCCGGCGCCTGACACGGGCAGCGCtccacctgctcctgctgcctcacCTGCGGGAGCTGAGCCTgcgcccctgccccagcctcgCCAGCAACGCCATCGGCCAGCTCATCACCCTGCGCTGCAAG cagagcctgaGCTCCCTGGACCTGCATGGCTGCAGCCGGCTGTCAGCGGACGTGCTGGTGGACCTGGCAGAGGGGCTGCCGCAGCTGagccggctggggctggcagagacACAGGCCAATGTCCAGGTGCTTTCGGCCGTGGGCTCCTGCTGCCGacacctgcaggagctggacGTGTCCCGCTGCAAGAAGGTGTCCCCGTGCGCCCTGCGGCACCTGGCCTATGACCCGCTGGcgcagtccctctgctgccctgtgctccGTGTCCTGCTGGCCCGCGACCTGGAGCCCCCAGGGGATGGCAGCATGGCGGCGGTGCTggctttcctgctgctggccctgccacGCCTGGAGTTCCTGGCCCACGGCGCTGTACCAGATGCCCTCCGCCTCCTCCACGGGTGGCAGCTAGATGACTTGGGGGACACAGAGGGCTTTCCCTCGCTGGGGGAGCTGGCACGGCAGCGGGGGGCTGCCCCGGAGGGCCCCCGGATCACCCTGCCCCTGCGGCAggtggaggaggtggaggagcctGAGCTGGCCACAATCCGTGCTATCTGTCCCCAGGCTGAGGAGGCCAGTGTGTGGCTGGGGGACAGCCTGGCGGgcggctgggagctgctgggctggagctgcctggcCAGGCTGACCCTGGGCTGCACCGGGCGGCAGGGCTGGGCgctggcagaggtgctgccgCTGGTACAGAGCCTGGGCCCCCGCCTGCAGACCCTGGCCCTGCACGGCTTCTGCTACCAGGACGAGCTCTCCCTGGCCACCCTGCTCGCCAGCTGCCCTGACCTGCAGGCCTTCAGTGCCGAGCTGCACGCCCCACTGGACACCGACCCCGATGGTGAGATGCCAGCCGAGCCATCCCACTGGGACACAAACCTGCTGCCCCACGGCCTCCCCCAGCTCCAGAGCTGCTTCCTGACCCTGGCCAGCAccactggcaccttcccagcccctcaTGGGCTGGTGCTGCGTGCCACGCTGGCCTCACTGCTGTGCCATGCCCCACGCCTGCGAACGCTCCGCCTGGTTGGCATCCCCTTCCCGCTGGACTCTGTGTTTGAGACCgtgctggcagcaccagggctgcctCTGCTTGAGCTGCAGGAGCTCTCACTGGCCGAGAGCCAAGTGTCCAGCCAGActgtgtggctgctgctggcctcagAGGGCTGCCTGCACCACCTGGACCTGTCCCACTGCCGGGACATCCACCGGCGGGACTATGACAGCTTCCTGCAGGCAGtgtggaagcagcagctgcacctgGACATCATCTGGGAGTAG